In the genome of Christensenella timonensis, one region contains:
- a CDS encoding SNF2-related protein, with protein MKFVPHDYQKFAIQYIIDHPIAAVLLDMGLGKTAITLTAIEELIHDRFEVRSALVVAPLRVARDTWPSEIEKWDHLKDLTFTVAVGNEKQRLTALKKSADIHIINRENVPWLIEKSGIPFDYDMIVIDELSSFKNHQAKRFRALMKVRPKASRIVGLTGTPSSNGLMDLWAEYRILDFGERLGRYISRYRLQYFRPDKYNGPVVYSYKPLPGAEEQIYSKISDITISMKSTDYLKMPAKIMNEVKVKLDEKEQKLYDTMKKELTISLKDKEIDAGNAAALSGKLIQMADGAVYDNDGGVVKIHDRKLDALEDLIEGANGKPVLVSYWYRHDLDRIKERFSSARELKSHEDFTEWNKGQIPVALIHPASAGHGLNLQSGGSTIVWFTLTWSLELYEQMNARLWRQGQKSETVVIHHIITEGTIDENIMKALRTKDKTQSALINAVKANLKGDANGSL; from the coding sequence TTGAAATTCGTACCGCATGACTACCAGAAATTCGCCATTCAATACATCATCGACCACCCCATTGCTGCGGTCCTGCTTGATATGGGTCTTGGCAAAACGGCGATCACGCTCACTGCCATCGAAGAGCTGATCCATGACCGCTTCGAAGTAAGATCCGCTCTCGTCGTAGCCCCTCTTCGGGTAGCCCGGGATACCTGGCCATCTGAGATTGAAAAGTGGGATCACCTGAAGGACCTCACCTTTACGGTTGCTGTCGGAAACGAGAAGCAACGACTCACCGCCCTGAAGAAATCTGCCGACATCCATATCATTAACCGCGAGAACGTTCCGTGGCTCATTGAGAAATCAGGCATTCCCTTTGACTACGACATGATCGTAATCGACGAGCTCTCCTCTTTCAAAAATCATCAGGCGAAACGCTTCCGTGCACTGATGAAGGTCCGTCCGAAAGCCAGCAGGATTGTCGGGCTGACCGGGACTCCTTCTTCCAATGGACTCATGGACCTGTGGGCCGAGTACCGGATTCTGGATTTCGGAGAGCGGCTCGGAAGATATATTTCCAGATATCGCCTTCAGTATTTTAGACCAGACAAATACAACGGCCCTGTGGTCTACTCCTACAAACCACTACCCGGAGCGGAAGAACAGATTTATAGCAAGATCTCCGATATCACGATTTCCATGAAGAGTACCGACTACCTGAAGATGCCGGCGAAGATCATGAACGAGGTCAAGGTGAAGCTCGATGAAAAGGAACAGAAGCTCTATGACACGATGAAGAAGGAGCTGACCATCTCTTTAAAGGACAAGGAGATTGATGCCGGAAATGCCGCTGCTCTCTCCGGAAAGCTGATCCAGATGGCTGACGGTGCTGTCTATGACAACGACGGCGGAGTCGTGAAGATCCATGACAGGAAGCTCGATGCGCTGGAAGATCTGATCGAAGGTGCTAATGGAAAGCCGGTGCTGGTGAGCTACTGGTACCGCCATGATCTGGACCGCATCAAAGAGCGCTTCTCTTCAGCAAGAGAACTGAAGAGTCACGAGGACTTTACAGAATGGAACAAGGGACAGATTCCCGTAGCCCTGATCCATCCGGCTTCCGCAGGACATGGGCTTAACCTTCAGTCCGGCGGCAGCACCATCGTATGGTTCACTCTGACCTGGAGTCTTGAGCTTTACGAACAGATGAACGCCCGCCTCTGGAGACAGGGACAGAAGTCCGAAACCGTGGTCATCCATCACATCATTACCGAGGGCACCATCGACGAGAACATCATGAAGGCGCTCCGGACTAAGGACAAGACGCAGTCCGCACTGATTAATGCAGTGAAGGCAAACCTGAAAGGAGATGCGAATGGATCCTTATGA
- a CDS encoding HNH endonuclease, which produces MPRKPKRPCRYPGCRELCEDGEQYCPTHKRLMEKHYDDFTRGYNGHKRYGSQWRKIRTRYVHKHPLCEECLKHGRFVPVEEVHHIVPISEGGTNDESNLMSLCRSCHEKIHEKRGDRKPGGAV; this is translated from the coding sequence ATGCCAAGGAAGCCCAAACGTCCCTGCCGGTATCCGGGATGCAGAGAGCTCTGTGAGGACGGCGAACAGTACTGCCCCACGCATAAGAGACTGATGGAGAAGCACTACGATGACTTCACCCGAGGCTACAACGGACACAAGCGTTACGGCAGCCAGTGGAGAAAGATCCGGACACGCTACGTTCACAAGCATCCTCTCTGCGAGGAGTGCTTAAAGCATGGGCGATTCGTTCCGGTCGAGGAAGTCCACCATATCGTTCCGATCTCCGAGGGAGGAACCAACGACGAGAGCAATCTCATGAGTCTTTGCCGGAGCTGTCACGAAAAAATCCACGAGAAACGTGGTGACAGGAAACCGGGAGGGGCGGTCTGA
- a CDS encoding helix-turn-helix domain-containing protein → MENNIVNGTERWVSLEEISTHLGVSKDTIRLWIKKKTIPYHRIGRQYKFRLSEVDAWVESGKSADADK, encoded by the coding sequence ATGGAAAACAACATCGTAAATGGGACCGAGCGGTGGGTAAGCCTTGAAGAGATTTCAACTCATCTTGGTGTCAGCAAAGATACAATAAGGCTATGGATTAAAAAGAAAACAATCCCTTACCACAGAATTGGTCGCCAGTATAAGTTCCGCCTATCTGAGGTAGATGCCTGGGTTGAGAGCGGAAAAAGTGCAGATGCAGATAAATGA
- a CDS encoding site-specific DNA-methyltransferase, whose product MDTVKLEQVPIDKLVPYARNARTHSKEQIAQLRASLREFGFVSPAVIDSKYNILVGHGRVQAAREEGYKTIPCVFAENLTDAQKRAYILADNQLALNAGWDEEMLSVELSDLKDESFDLSLLGFDEKDLEKLMAGPDDGGAQDDDFDLSAALEKASFVEKGDLWTVGKHRLLCGDATSPEDVERLMGGKTANLILTDPPYGVSFKASDGLTIENDSLKGDEFYKFLLSAFTNMAAHLEKGGAAYVFHADTEGLNFRKAFIDAGFHLAGVCIWVKNSLVLGRSDYQWQHEPILYGFLQNGKHPWYSDRKQTTIWNFNKPKRNKDHPTSKPLDLLSYPIKNSSQENAIVLDTFGGSGSTMMACEQMNRICYMSELDPKYASVILRRYVEDTDDANNVYVERAGKKIPYSDLVKEVETT is encoded by the coding sequence ATGGATACCGTAAAACTCGAGCAGGTACCAATTGATAAGCTGGTGCCTTATGCAAGGAATGCCAGAACACATTCCAAGGAACAGATCGCACAGCTAAGAGCAAGCCTTCGTGAATTTGGCTTTGTCTCCCCTGCCGTGATCGACAGTAAATACAACATCCTCGTCGGCCACGGACGTGTGCAGGCAGCACGCGAGGAAGGATATAAGACTATCCCCTGCGTCTTTGCCGAAAACCTGACCGACGCTCAGAAGCGTGCCTATATCCTTGCCGACAATCAGCTGGCTCTGAATGCAGGATGGGATGAAGAGATGCTCTCTGTGGAACTGTCCGATTTGAAAGATGAATCCTTTGATCTGTCACTCCTCGGCTTTGACGAAAAGGATCTGGAAAAGCTGATGGCAGGCCCAGACGATGGCGGCGCACAAGATGATGATTTTGATCTCTCCGCTGCCCTTGAGAAGGCATCCTTCGTCGAAAAAGGTGATCTCTGGACGGTCGGAAAGCACCGACTGCTCTGCGGCGATGCTACTTCTCCTGAAGACGTCGAGCGCCTGATGGGAGGCAAGACCGCAAACCTGATCCTTACAGATCCGCCTTATGGAGTTTCCTTCAAAGCATCCGACGGGCTCACGATTGAAAACGACAGCCTGAAGGGCGATGAATTCTATAAGTTCCTGCTTTCTGCATTTACCAACATGGCCGCTCACCTTGAGAAAGGTGGTGCGGCTTATGTTTTCCACGCAGATACCGAGGGGCTTAACTTCCGAAAAGCCTTCATTGATGCCGGCTTCCATCTGGCAGGAGTTTGTATCTGGGTAAAAAACTCTCTGGTTCTCGGTCGTTCCGATTACCAGTGGCAGCATGAACCGATCCTCTACGGCTTCCTTCAGAATGGAAAGCATCCATGGTATTCCGACCGAAAGCAAACGACCATCTGGAACTTCAATAAGCCGAAGCGTAACAAGGATCACCCGACCAGCAAGCCGCTCGATCTTCTCTCCTACCCGATCAAGAATTCCAGTCAGGAGAATGCCATCGTGCTTGATACATTCGGCGGATCCGGATCCACGATGATGGCCTGTGAACAGATGAACCGCATCTGCTACATGTCAGAACTTGATCCGAAATACGCCTCAGTTATCCTTCGACGATACGTTGAGGATACTGATGATGCCAATAATGTGTATGTAGAACGAGCCGGTAAGAAGATCCCCTACTCCGACCTCGTGAAGGAAGTAGAAACTACATAA
- a CDS encoding sigma factor-like helix-turn-helix DNA-binding protein, whose protein sequence is MTPEEYLQQAYRLDQRIRLDTEEVKRIRELSCSVSAICYDKEHVQASHPSDAPFVQALERLEELEGKIADELNLLSKLKKQIGEMIRSLPSTDEQLILSYRYLCGMTWKEIGTELHIDRTTACRWHDNALDHLKVPENPVMI, encoded by the coding sequence ATGACCCCAGAAGAATATCTCCAGCAGGCATATCGCCTCGACCAGCGCATACGTCTGGACACCGAGGAAGTAAAACGAATCCGGGAGCTGTCCTGCAGCGTTTCTGCGATCTGCTATGACAAGGAACACGTGCAGGCCTCCCATCCATCGGATGCACCTTTCGTGCAGGCACTGGAACGGTTGGAAGAACTAGAAGGAAAGATTGCGGATGAACTGAATCTCCTTTCCAAGCTGAAAAAACAGATCGGCGAAATGATCCGTTCCCTTCCTTCCACGGACGAGCAGTTGATTCTCTCCTACCGCTATCTCTGCGGGATGACCTGGAAAGAGATCGGAACGGAACTTCACATCGACCGGACCACTGCCTGCCGTTGGCATGACAACGCACTCGATCACCTGAAGGTACCTGAAAATCCTGTAATGATTTAA
- a CDS encoding DUF7768 domain-containing protein translates to MEHSYMPVIYICAPYADDPEGNTEKAKKYARFATDSGYIPISPHLLLSFMDEATERRKAMFMDLVLLGKCSEIWFFGDRITSGMDIELERARKRRMKIRHFTEDCREVTL, encoded by the coding sequence ATGGAACACAGCTATATGCCTGTCATCTACATCTGCGCTCCTTATGCAGATGATCCAGAAGGCAATACGGAAAAAGCCAAAAAGTATGCCCGGTTTGCAACGGACAGCGGGTACATTCCGATCTCGCCTCATCTCCTGCTCTCCTTTATGGATGAAGCAACAGAGCGCAGGAAGGCGATGTTCATGGATTTGGTTTTGCTTGGCAAGTGCTCGGAAATCTGGTTCTTCGGAGACCGGATCACTTCCGGCATGGACATCGAACTGGAACGCGCCAGAAAGCGCCGCATGAAGATCAGGCACTTCACTGAGGACTGCCGGGAGGTGACGTTATGA
- a CDS encoding VRR-NUC domain-containing protein encodes MREKDIEQKLVQAVSAAGGKAWKFTSPGTAGVPDRILLFPSGRMAFAELKAPGKHLRPLQKRRKIQLEHLGFTVFVIDDPEQIGEVLRKMEGGTGH; translated from the coding sequence ATGAGAGAAAAAGATATCGAACAGAAACTGGTGCAGGCAGTGAGTGCTGCCGGCGGGAAGGCTTGGAAATTCACCTCTCCTGGTACGGCAGGCGTGCCTGACCGCATCCTGCTTTTCCCTTCCGGGCGGATGGCCTTTGCTGAACTGAAGGCACCGGGCAAACACCTCCGTCCGCTCCAGAAACGGAGAAAGATCCAGCTCGAACACCTTGGCTTTACCGTATTCGTCATTGACGACCCGGAACAGATCGGCGAGGTCCTCCGGAAGATGGAAGGAGGTACTGGCCATTGA
- a CDS encoding NACHT domain-containing protein, whose translation MEYSEFLKKFYLPKSGGGLEGYKSKCRTALFFFENGLDGMYDANIICPSDSTYEKWLTGTRRPESQIWSEAEKHLSTDHLLVKLMSVLSERNLRSMLQSFEVPLAIGESTDKRAFARAIAAQFEAIVHGCGSAENIVPAEYKKLPEPIGFKTYLRGAVERYKWIKLPGEEDCQLDEVYVCNNIGTSAAVFPHRIVGNVIENATLQKLRTYDRRGETKRILLVGGCGYGKTLMLQHLFLEAAAQTDETGCLPIFAELRNYSPAEQDLLSFIVATVQEYDDSFSTDSAKQLFRKGTVQLLLDGLDELNSSEGVDFQKRLKELWHKYPDIQIVVTSRQSPIIKGIAGFNQLYLHPLEEEQVDCLLDKLSALESDTTAKADILSFFDSSNGYARKDGFIATNPMLLTVIARKHNELKDSADNRARFYEVLYDELIRGHDEEKEAFKRLFHSVSDDSEFTEVFREFCAKTYMNGVYEFDRRTFEKYFKEVQKDIALVNPKIFTLANFQYDVCATACMMYEQESGIYYIDPGFQDYFFAEYYYFSDTDEAKKIGEVLAHKSVRSFRNLDGLQMLYRMSADKVEVCVLLPYLRSIFTGFTGANSEEGFIRFLENGFGDVTYTVLDDTQINEAIQGNRLIKFDWLPDSNSVKNVVMALVFSALDLGNTFTIKAHVQAVRQNKNATHFLAGILDGCMHDDNPGKGNVIKAFPYELRYIDDVGFFRNMKVNGTPLLNDSGKPIVLGYVCSVSPISLLSDQEQLDEFMGMARESGLIEAFNKVEDFYRRMLDRQKENDFR comes from the coding sequence TTGGAATACAGTGAATTTTTAAAGAAGTTCTACCTGCCAAAATCTGGGGGAGGACTTGAGGGATATAAGTCAAAATGCAGAACGGCGCTTTTCTTTTTTGAGAATGGACTGGACGGCATGTATGACGCTAATATCATCTGCCCCTCAGATAGCACCTATGAGAAATGGCTGACTGGAACTCGTAGACCTGAAAGTCAAATATGGAGTGAAGCAGAAAAGCATCTTTCGACGGATCACTTGTTAGTAAAGCTGATGTCTGTGCTGAGTGAGAGAAATCTAAGGAGTATGCTTCAGAGCTTTGAGGTTCCTCTTGCAATAGGCGAGTCTACTGATAAAAGAGCGTTTGCCAGAGCAATCGCTGCCCAGTTTGAAGCAATTGTTCATGGATGTGGTTCAGCGGAAAATATTGTTCCTGCAGAATACAAAAAGCTCCCCGAACCGATAGGCTTTAAAACCTATCTCCGGGGTGCTGTAGAAAGATATAAATGGATCAAGCTTCCGGGAGAGGAAGATTGCCAACTAGACGAGGTATACGTCTGCAATAATATAGGAACCTCCGCAGCTGTGTTTCCGCACAGGATTGTTGGTAACGTCATTGAGAACGCTACTTTACAGAAATTGAGGACTTATGACAGACGTGGCGAGACAAAAAGAATTTTATTGGTTGGAGGCTGTGGGTATGGAAAGACCCTGATGCTTCAACATTTGTTTCTCGAAGCCGCTGCGCAAACGGATGAGACAGGATGCCTTCCAATTTTTGCGGAGCTCAGGAATTATTCACCTGCTGAGCAAGACCTACTGTCATTTATTGTCGCTACAGTTCAGGAGTATGACGACTCCTTCTCTACGGATTCGGCTAAACAACTTTTTCGCAAGGGTACGGTTCAGCTACTTCTTGACGGGTTGGATGAGTTGAACTCCAGCGAGGGAGTTGATTTCCAGAAACGCCTGAAGGAACTATGGCACAAATATCCCGACATCCAGATCGTTGTGACATCAAGACAGAGTCCAATCATTAAGGGGATTGCGGGCTTTAATCAGCTGTACCTGCATCCACTTGAGGAGGAGCAGGTAGATTGTCTGTTGGATAAGCTATCTGCTTTGGAAAGTGATACCACAGCAAAAGCGGATATTCTATCGTTCTTCGACAGTTCCAACGGGTATGCAAGGAAAGACGGATTCATTGCGACGAATCCAATGCTTCTGACTGTAATTGCCAGAAAACACAATGAGCTAAAAGATTCAGCCGATAACAGGGCTCGCTTTTATGAGGTGCTTTATGATGAGCTGATCAGAGGACACGATGAAGAGAAAGAAGCTTTTAAGCGACTCTTCCATAGCGTGTCAGATGATAGCGAGTTCACAGAAGTATTTAGAGAATTCTGTGCCAAGACCTATATGAATGGCGTGTATGAATTTGACCGACGCACATTTGAAAAATATTTTAAAGAAGTGCAGAAAGACATTGCCTTAGTGAATCCAAAGATTTTCACACTGGCGAATTTCCAATATGACGTTTGCGCTACTGCCTGCATGATGTATGAGCAGGAATCGGGGATTTATTACATTGATCCCGGGTTTCAGGACTATTTCTTTGCAGAATACTACTACTTCTCGGACACCGATGAGGCAAAGAAGATAGGAGAAGTTCTTGCTCATAAATCGGTAAGGTCATTCAGGAATCTCGATGGTCTTCAGATGCTGTACCGGATGTCTGCTGATAAAGTGGAAGTATGCGTCCTTCTTCCATACCTACGGTCTATTTTTACAGGTTTTACAGGTGCAAATTCCGAGGAAGGATTCATACGTTTTCTGGAGAACGGTTTTGGAGATGTAACCTATACCGTCCTTGATGATACGCAGATAAATGAAGCGATACAAGGAAATAGGTTAATCAAATTTGATTGGCTGCCGGACTCAAATAGCGTAAAGAACGTGGTGATGGCTTTGGTGTTTTCAGCCCTTGATCTGGGTAATACTTTTACAATCAAAGCCCATGTGCAGGCTGTAAGGCAGAATAAAAATGCGACCCATTTTCTGGCCGGTATCCTTGATGGCTGTATGCATGATGATAATCCCGGAAAAGGAAACGTGATCAAGGCCTTTCCATATGAACTTCGATACATTGACGATGTGGGTTTCTTCCGTAATATGAAAGTTAACGGAACGCCACTTCTGAACGATAGTGGGAAGCCTATTGTGCTTGGCTATGTCTGCTCTGTTAGTCCAATCTCACTCTTGTCAGATCAGGAACAGCTTGATGAATTTATGGGAATGGCAAGGGAATCTGGACTTATAGAGGCTTTTAATAAGGTAGAGGATTTCTACAGACGGATGTTAGATCGGCAGAAAGAAAATGATTTCAGATAA
- a CDS encoding virulence-associated E family protein — MRDLAIAYGNSRQAKTWTNKTTTFDDLKARLKTPIRTTETVEEYSKMAKSARDAAKDHGGFVGGSLIGGRRKIDTVEKRSMVALDGDRITPEFLDNYENLCPYTSALYTTHSSTPDNPRVRLVFPLTRDVAPEEYVAVARYLAQSLNIEYFDECSYQPNQLMYWPSCPSNGTFVFKETDGGWLDPDVILSAHPEWQDPTRLPTSSRESKANTTQQKKVQDPLTKSGVVGLFNRTYYPITKALETFLSDVYEPTTNPERWHLIESNSMAGVEIKEDKFVYSHHAKDPAYLQLCNAFDIVRIHRFGDLDEKKSFSAMCDFAMQQDDVKLAASEERMKDAQSDFTDAGDENNDWKKKLKYMSRSTLLQNTVYNLNLILANDPDFQNFAFNEMANRIQVTGPLPWDRPEGNEFWRDADTAQLKSIIDIRYLPFSSRNYDVSFTKTADDRHFHPIRDYLDSLPEWDGIERVEDLFIRYLLADDTEYVRTVTRKTFAAAVARIYEPGTKFDCVPVLDGDQGIGKSSIVKDLVTSDYYSETLSLTDMDDKSGAEKLQGFWVVEIGELAGMKKADIEKVKAFLSTSDDKYRPSYGKVVESHPRQCVIIATVNGERGYLRDITGNRRFWIIKCHQKKQRKAWNFDENYRAQFWAEAKKIWKAGEKLYLEGDVLEAAEKEQRGAMEADERVGMVEEYLNTPVPANWDDMDLYARKNFLQGSEFGNPDHGELHLRNEISNAEIWCECFNKNLPELKSSDSYLIAALMTQVDGWERTNDRKKQAFYGRQRLYRRI, encoded by the coding sequence ATGAGGGATCTTGCCATTGCTTACGGAAATTCCCGTCAGGCAAAAACATGGACCAATAAAACAACAACCTTTGATGACCTGAAGGCGCGTCTCAAGACACCGATCCGGACAACCGAGACTGTTGAGGAATATTCGAAAATGGCCAAGTCAGCCCGCGATGCTGCCAAGGACCACGGCGGCTTTGTCGGCGGCTCCCTGATCGGCGGACGCAGGAAGATCGACACGGTCGAGAAGCGTTCCATGGTGGCTCTGGACGGAGACCGCATCACGCCTGAGTTTCTCGATAACTATGAGAATCTATGCCCGTACACTTCTGCCCTCTACACCACACATAGCAGTACTCCCGACAATCCGAGAGTCCGTCTGGTTTTCCCTTTGACCCGCGATGTGGCTCCGGAGGAATATGTCGCGGTCGCAAGATACCTCGCTCAGTCCCTGAACATTGAGTACTTCGACGAGTGCAGCTATCAGCCTAATCAGCTGATGTACTGGCCTTCGTGCCCGTCAAACGGAACGTTCGTCTTCAAGGAGACGGACGGCGGATGGCTGGATCCGGATGTGATTCTCTCCGCTCACCCGGAGTGGCAGGATCCGACAAGACTGCCCACCTCATCGAGGGAAAGCAAGGCCAATACCACCCAGCAGAAAAAGGTGCAGGATCCGCTTACGAAGTCCGGCGTCGTCGGGCTTTTCAATCGTACCTACTACCCCATTACGAAGGCTCTGGAGACTTTTCTCTCAGATGTATATGAGCCGACGACAAATCCAGAACGCTGGCACTTAATCGAATCGAACTCCATGGCAGGCGTCGAGATCAAGGAGGACAAGTTCGTCTACTCCCACCACGCCAAGGATCCCGCCTACTTGCAGCTCTGTAATGCTTTCGACATTGTGCGGATTCACCGCTTCGGCGACCTGGATGAAAAGAAATCCTTCAGCGCGATGTGCGACTTTGCCATGCAGCAGGACGACGTAAAGCTGGCTGCTTCCGAGGAACGCATGAAGGATGCCCAGTCCGATTTTACCGATGCCGGGGATGAGAACAATGACTGGAAGAAAAAGCTCAAGTACATGTCCCGTTCCACGCTTCTCCAGAACACCGTGTACAACCTCAATCTGATTCTGGCCAATGATCCGGATTTCCAGAACTTTGCCTTCAACGAGATGGCAAACCGCATCCAGGTAACCGGGCCGCTGCCGTGGGACAGACCCGAAGGAAATGAGTTCTGGAGGGATGCCGATACGGCGCAGCTGAAGTCCATCATCGACATCCGCTATCTGCCCTTCTCCAGCAGAAACTACGATGTTTCCTTTACAAAGACTGCAGACGACCGCCACTTCCATCCCATCCGCGACTATCTGGACAGTCTGCCAGAGTGGGATGGGATCGAGCGCGTGGAGGATCTCTTCATCCGCTACCTTCTGGCTGATGATACGGAATATGTCCGGACCGTCACCAGAAAGACCTTCGCTGCTGCAGTCGCAAGAATCTATGAACCCGGAACGAAATTTGACTGCGTGCCTGTTCTGGACGGCGATCAGGGAATCGGAAAATCCTCCATCGTAAAAGATCTCGTGACTTCGGACTACTACAGCGAGACGCTCTCCCTCACTGATATGGACGACAAGTCCGGCGCAGAAAAGCTGCAAGGATTCTGGGTCGTCGAGATCGGAGAACTTGCCGGAATGAAGAAAGCCGACATCGAGAAGGTCAAGGCCTTCCTCTCAACATCCGACGACAAGTACCGTCCTTCTTACGGCAAGGTCGTAGAAAGCCATCCGAGGCAGTGCGTCATTATTGCGACCGTCAACGGCGAGCGCGGATACTTGCGTGATATCACCGGAAACCGTCGTTTCTGGATCATCAAATGCCATCAGAAAAAGCAGAGGAAGGCATGGAACTTCGACGAGAACTACCGTGCCCAGTTCTGGGCGGAGGCAAAAAAGATCTGGAAGGCTGGCGAAAAGCTGTACCTCGAGGGTGACGTACTGGAAGCCGCCGAGAAAGAGCAGCGCGGCGCTATGGAGGCGGATGAGCGTGTTGGCATGGTCGAGGAGTACCTGAATACCCCTGTTCCCGCCAACTGGGACGACATGGACCTTTATGCCAGAAAGAATTTTCTTCAGGGCTCTGAATTCGGAAATCCGGATCATGGGGAACTTCATCTTCGGAACGAAATCTCCAATGCGGAAATCTGGTGCGAGTGTTTCAACAAGAACCTGCCGGAACTCAAATCATCCGACAGCTATCTGATTGCCGCCCTCATGACACAGGTCGATGGCTGGGAACGCACCAATGACAGGAAAAAGCAGGCCTTCTACGGAAGGCAGAGGCTCTATCGCAGGATTTGA
- a CDS encoding RNA polymerase sigma factor, which translates to MKLHKTRRSQRETYKYYDANGKLVIELKPGENDVTVANIRTLHLQDDSEVRSNLKYLHGDQKEQKAMVEKWKKDYVTWFESAYHRMPTEDELAVAMEEAVPKNWLGSIEEMMGDGDEDGVGDKARFLYTLDEHDRELPADVERLNEIAAAMPESWREIYKMKFIEGYNNCEIADKRGVSESAIRKTLSKITETISKDPVLRKIYKKGAISD; encoded by the coding sequence ATGAAATTACACAAGACCAGACGCAGTCAGCGTGAGACCTACAAGTATTACGACGCCAACGGAAAGCTCGTAATCGAACTGAAGCCCGGAGAAAACGATGTGACTGTGGCAAACATTCGCACTCTTCACCTTCAGGACGACAGTGAAGTCAGAAGCAATCTTAAGTATCTGCACGGGGATCAGAAGGAACAGAAAGCCATGGTCGAGAAATGGAAAAAGGACTATGTCACATGGTTTGAATCCGCCTATCACCGCATGCCGACTGAAGACGAACTTGCCGTCGCCATGGAAGAAGCTGTACCGAAGAACTGGCTCGGCTCCATTGAAGAGATGATGGGTGACGGCGATGAGGACGGCGTCGGTGACAAGGCAAGATTCCTCTACACTCTCGATGAACATGACAGGGAGCTGCCTGCTGACGTTGAGAGGTTGAATGAGATTGCTGCCGCAATGCCTGAAAGCTGGCGGGAAATCTATAAAATGAAATTCATCGAAGGATACAACAACTGCGAAATTGCAGACAAGCGTGGTGTGTCCGAAAGCGCGATTCGAAAGACTCTGAGCAAAATCACTGAGACGATCAGTAAAGATCCCGTGCTGAGAAAAATATATAAGAAGGGTGCGATTTCGGACTGA
- a CDS encoding P27 family phage terminase small subunit, with protein sequence MAKDGTYRGGRRIKAGGKPTPAAEKIANGKPVQIMRNDIPDLEPDELEAVDLPEGAVLEGADMPKPDEYLSAKQKNGKPLGADVIYKETWLWLKRRHCENLVNKRLIESYAQNFARYIQCEDAISTYGLLGKHPTTGGVVSSPFVQMASQFQKAANLIWMEIYDIVKQNCTEEFEDGNPNDTMEQLLRSRKGR encoded by the coding sequence ATGGCAAAAGACGGAACATACCGTGGCGGCAGGCGAATTAAAGCCGGTGGCAAGCCCACTCCTGCTGCGGAAAAGATAGCAAATGGAAAGCCGGTTCAGATCATGAGAAATGACATTCCTGATCTGGAGCCGGATGAACTTGAGGCAGTGGATCTTCCGGAGGGAGCTGTGCTCGAAGGCGCAGATATGCCGAAGCCGGATGAATATCTCTCTGCCAAACAGAAGAACGGCAAGCCTCTCGGGGCCGACGTTATCTACAAGGAAACCTGGCTCTGGCTGAAGCGCCGCCACTGCGAAAATCTCGTAAACAAGCGTCTCATTGAATCCTACGCTCAGAACTTCGCTCGTTACATTCAGTGCGAGGATGCGATCAGTACCTACGGCCTTCTAGGCAAGCATCCGACGACCGGCGGTGTTGTGAGCTCTCCCTTCGTCCAGATGGCCAGCCAGTTTCAGAAGGCTGCCAATCTCATCTGGATGGAAATCTACGACATTGTGAAACAGAACTGCACCGAGGAGTTTGAGGATGGAAATCCGAATGACACGATGGAGCAGCTTCTTCGTTCAAGGAAAGGACGATAA